The Euphorbia lathyris chromosome 3, ddEupLath1.1, whole genome shotgun sequence genome contains a region encoding:
- the LOC136222684 gene encoding BTB/POZ and TAZ domain-containing protein 1-like — MTLILSLLLLSNHLLALSHVYLVPQLKERCIKDMSQRLTVENVVDVLQLARLCDAPDLYLKCMKLISSHFKAIEITKALIFMQNQDPWMELEILQFIDEAKTRKKRTRRQREERNIYMELSVAMDCLEHICTEGCTSVGPYDVEPAKKRGPWMEPMDITFLDI, encoded by the exons ATGACACTTAtactctctcttcttcttctatctAACCATCTTTTAGCATTATCTCATGTTTATCTAGTGCCTCAACTGAAAGAGAGATGCATTAAAGATATGAGTCAACGGCTAACCGTTGAAAATGTGGTGGATGTTCTTCAATTAGCAAGACTCTGCGACGCACCGGATCTTTACCTCAAGTGTATGAAATTAATCTCTAGCCATTTCAAGGCTATAGAGATTACAAAAGCCTTGATATTCATGCAAAATCAGGACCCTTGGATGGAGCTCGAAATTCTCCAATTCATCGATGAAGCCAAAACA aggaagaagagaacaAGGAGGCAGAGAGAGGAGAGGAACATATATATGGAGTTAAGCGTAGCGATGGATTGTTTAGAGCATATATGTACGGAAGGGTGCACGAGCGTCGGGCCATATGATGTAGAGCCGGCAAAGAAAAGGGGGCCTTGGATGGAGCCCATGGATATCACTTTCCTGGACATTTGA